The window AATACGATTCCTATGACTACTATAACGGTTATTATACCGTCTATAGTGATCCGGGAGAGGTGGGTCTTCAGGTGACCTATCGTTTCTGAAATATTCGAAACGGCAAATATATAATTTTTGAGACTGCAGCGTCAAAAAAAGAGACGTCAACGTTAGCCGCATTTTTTAGTTTCTGCTATTTAGTCAACCTAAAAATTATTTGCCTGACTAATATTATACTCAATAGAAATCAAAACCACTTTAAAACAACAAAAGAGACAACAATGAAAAAACTAATCATCCTATTGGCACTAATTTTCTCAGCTTCTTTTGCCCACGCCCATACCATCTGGATCAACGCGTTTGAATCCCACGGCCATGGGGCGCATAACGCCATGGTTTGCCTGGGCTGGGGACATGCCCTGCCCATGGACGATATTCTCAATTCAACGAATGGCCGTATCGCTGTGGAGCGGTTCGAACTTTTGGATCCGTCGCTGAAAAAGACAGAACTTCTCAAGCCGGAATTCAAGCTCGCCGAACCGAAACTGTCCAATGGAAACTTTGATCTGTTTGCCGCCGATCTGGCTACCCAGAAGATCGCGTTCAAGGAAAGCAGTGCTCCCGGTGTTTATCAGCTTGGCGCGGTATCCCGGGCCACGTTCTATACCCAGTATATTGATAAGAAAGGCAAGAAACGCCTGAAGCTTAAGCCCATGGATGAAATCAAGGATATCCAAAAAGTTCTGATGGCCGTAAAATACCAGGCTTTTGCCAAATCCTGTCTCACGGTAGGTGCATGGTCCGCACCCAACCCCCTGGGACATGGCCTGGAAATCATTCCGCGCACCGACCTGAGTAATCTGCATGCCGGCGATCTGGTGGAGGTGGATGTTTTGTTTGAAGGCAAGCCCCCGAAAGGCATGCAGCACATCACCGCCCACAGCGGCAGCTTCGGCCAAAGCGACGGGTTTTCATTATTTTCAAAGGTAAAGAAAGGCAAGGCCCAATTTCGCGTTCAAAGCGCAGGTCAATGGATGATAAGCACCGCCCACAAGGACGACGTCACGCAGGACGGTCCTCTTAAGGATCTCTATGGCAAGGCGAATGTGGTGTCCCAAGCCGCCAGTTTGACGTTTAATGTCCAATAACGGCCATGGGCCGACCTGACACCTGCCAGGCTTCGTCCCAAAACAAAAGATGAAAGAAACTCAACTGGTTATTGCGTTCTTTCATATAAACGACAATGGGCTGATCAGGCTTATCAACTTACATTCAGCACCCTTTTCCATTGTTCGAGGACATTTTCTTGTTACCTGTTGAGTATCCTCATCATGGCGAAACAAAGCATTTGGGGTTTACTTCCAAGGCCTCAAGATATTGAAGTTGTGTTTTGTTGAAAGGTTTTGCCAATTTTCGCTGTTTTCCAACCGTGATGATTAAAATGTTAAGAAATTTTGTAGTCATCATGAAGGATGTGGGGGTTCTGGTTAACTGCTTCTTCCATCCTGGCAAGAGATTGCCTGTATTTTTTACATACAGTTTCAAATTTCTTTCAACCAGACGCCAAAGGAGGAGAGAAATAAGAAGGATCAATCCCAAGGCCTCCACACGCTGGGGTTTTTTCAGGAATATAGCGTT is drawn from uncultured Desulfobacter sp. and contains these coding sequences:
- a CDS encoding DUF4198 domain-containing protein, which codes for MKKLIILLALIFSASFAHAHTIWINAFESHGHGAHNAMVCLGWGHALPMDDILNSTNGRIAVERFELLDPSLKKTELLKPEFKLAEPKLSNGNFDLFAADLATQKIAFKESSAPGVYQLGAVSRATFYTQYIDKKGKKRLKLKPMDEIKDIQKVLMAVKYQAFAKSCLTVGAWSAPNPLGHGLEIIPRTDLSNLHAGDLVEVDVLFEGKPPKGMQHITAHSGSFGQSDGFSLFSKVKKGKAQFRVQSAGQWMISTAHKDDVTQDGPLKDLYGKANVVSQAASLTFNVQ